The proteins below are encoded in one region of Parvicella tangerina:
- a CDS encoding GNAT family N-acetyltransferase produces MSSVLIRKADKSDVPALLSLVKELADYEKCPNEVEVDRTEMEDAGFGPNKVFDAFVAESNSEVVGMAIFYTGYSTWKGKTLYLEDFLVTENWRRKGIGKLLFDRIIEEAKLRNVRRMDWQVLEWNQPAIQFYKKYACELDPEWINGRIKLS; encoded by the coding sequence ATGAGCTCAGTACTGATAAGAAAAGCAGATAAAAGTGACGTACCTGCATTATTGTCGCTTGTAAAGGAACTTGCAGACTATGAAAAGTGTCCGAATGAAGTAGAGGTGGATCGGACAGAGATGGAAGATGCAGGATTTGGACCAAACAAAGTATTTGATGCTTTTGTTGCTGAAAGTAATAGTGAAGTAGTGGGCATGGCGATTTTTTACACGGGTTACTCTACCTGGAAGGGAAAAACACTCTATCTTGAGGACTTTTTGGTTACGGAGAATTGGAGGAGAAAAGGAATTGGCAAACTCCTTTTTGATCGGATCATTGAAGAAGCCAAATTGAGAAATGTAAGAAGAATGGACTGGCAAGTATTGGAGTGGAATCAGCCAGCCATTCAATTCTACAAGAAGTATGCTTGTGAGTTGGATCCTGAATGGATTAATGGTCGTATTAAACTTAGTTAG
- a CDS encoding aspartate kinase, which yields MKVFKFGGASVKNAEAVENVRRIISNTSDDLMVVISAMGKMTNAFEELVGRYSKGEVTGQQLDKIRAYHDEIVHDLKLQEDEFFMSLYERLFEKLLGKLSEEPSANYDYEYDQVVSFGELISTTIISGFLNAQGVENEWIDARKIIRTDDTYREGKVDWELTAALFKSKTGALYQAQGRTICITQGFLGHTDTGQTTTLGREGSDYSAGIAAWCLDAESVTIWKDVPGMLNADPKFFNNTERLPKISFREAIELSYYGASVIHPKTIKPLQNKDIPLYVKSFVDPNADGTEIQRDITSDHLIPSYIFKNDQTLISISPRDFSFIVEGNLRDIFDALHQSKTKVNLMQNSAISFSICVNEDEEKLNLLMNLLGDDYEVRYNTNLQLMTVRHYNEEILQSLKGEKEVLLEQKSRHTTRFVMR from the coding sequence ATGAAGGTTTTTAAGTTTGGAGGTGCTTCAGTAAAGAATGCTGAAGCCGTTGAGAATGTAAGGCGAATTATTTCTAATACCAGTGATGATCTCATGGTCGTTATTTCGGCTATGGGCAAGATGACCAACGCTTTTGAAGAGCTGGTTGGCCGTTATTCCAAGGGAGAGGTTACGGGTCAGCAACTGGATAAAATCAGGGCTTATCACGATGAGATAGTGCATGATTTGAAACTACAGGAAGATGAGTTTTTTATGAGTCTCTACGAGCGTTTATTTGAGAAGTTATTGGGGAAGTTGTCTGAAGAGCCTTCGGCAAACTATGATTATGAATATGATCAAGTGGTTTCTTTTGGAGAGTTAATCTCAACGACTATTATTTCAGGCTTTCTTAATGCTCAAGGAGTTGAAAATGAATGGATAGATGCCCGAAAGATCATTCGAACGGATGATACCTACCGTGAAGGCAAGGTAGATTGGGAGTTAACAGCTGCTTTGTTCAAAAGCAAAACAGGAGCACTGTATCAAGCCCAAGGGCGAACAATTTGCATTACTCAAGGTTTTTTAGGTCATACGGATACTGGACAAACCACAACGCTTGGTAGAGAGGGATCAGACTACTCGGCTGGAATTGCTGCGTGGTGTTTAGATGCCGAAAGTGTTACTATTTGGAAGGATGTTCCAGGAATGCTGAATGCAGATCCGAAGTTTTTTAATAATACGGAAAGGTTGCCCAAGATCTCGTTTCGCGAAGCAATTGAGTTAAGCTATTATGGCGCTTCGGTGATCCACCCAAAAACGATTAAACCTCTTCAAAACAAGGATATTCCGCTTTATGTGAAGTCATTTGTGGATCCAAATGCTGATGGAACTGAGATCCAAAGAGATATTACCTCTGACCATCTGATACCTTCGTATATTTTTAAGAATGACCAAACGTTGATATCCATATCTCCCAGAGATTTTTCCTTTATCGTTGAAGGGAATTTAAGGGATATTTTTGATGCGCTTCATCAAAGTAAAACCAAGGTGAACTTGATGCAAAATTCGGCCATTAGTTTCTCCATTTGTGTTAATGAAGATGAAGAGAAACTCAACCTCCTGATGAACTTGTTGGGAGATGATTACGAAGTAAGGTATAACACGAACCTGCAGCTGATGACTGTTAGGCATTATAACGAGGAAATCTTGCAATCGCTTAAAGGAGAGAAAGAGGTGTTGTTAGAACAAAAGAGCAGACATACTACCCGTTTCGTCATGCGATGA
- a CDS encoding threonine aldolase family protein has product MIDLRSDTVTKPTPEMMEFMMKAPVGDDVFGEDPTINELERESAEMFGFEAGLFAPSGTMTNQIAIKVHTKPGDELICSYESHIYRYEGGGIAVNSATSARLIPGLDGMISAQDVIDNYNDPADVHKPLTSLVSLENTSNRGGGLCYDFNTFREIKNACDDFGLKLHLDGARVFNAIVAKGENPQDYGQVFDSVSICLSKGLGAPVGSVLLGSKEFITKARRVRKVLGGGMRQAGIIAAGGLYAIRNNISRLAIDHENARKIGEAALQNPRCASVENVETNIVMINTSGSAQEWVDELANHGILCMALGPKRMRLVTHLDISDSDIQKVCAVLRGV; this is encoded by the coding sequence ATGATAGACCTTAGAAGCGACACCGTAACCAAACCGACTCCTGAAATGATGGAGTTCATGATGAAAGCTCCCGTGGGGGACGATGTTTTTGGGGAAGACCCTACGATCAATGAGTTAGAGAGAGAATCTGCTGAAATGTTCGGATTTGAAGCAGGACTTTTTGCTCCTTCTGGAACCATGACGAACCAGATTGCCATTAAAGTGCATACCAAACCTGGTGATGAACTCATCTGCAGTTATGAATCTCACATCTATCGTTATGAGGGTGGAGGAATTGCCGTAAACTCTGCGACCTCAGCTCGACTTATTCCTGGTTTGGATGGAATGATCTCTGCTCAAGATGTCATCGATAATTATAATGACCCTGCAGACGTTCATAAACCACTTACTTCTTTAGTGAGTTTAGAGAATACTTCTAATCGTGGTGGAGGCTTGTGCTATGATTTCAACACATTTAGAGAGATAAAAAACGCCTGTGATGACTTTGGTTTAAAGCTTCATCTGGATGGTGCCAGAGTATTTAATGCGATCGTAGCAAAAGGAGAAAACCCACAAGATTATGGACAAGTCTTTGACAGTGTTTCTATTTGTTTGTCGAAGGGGCTTGGCGCTCCAGTGGGGTCTGTTTTATTAGGGTCGAAAGAATTCATCACAAAAGCTCGTAGAGTTCGAAAGGTGTTGGGAGGAGGTATGCGTCAAGCTGGAATTATTGCTGCCGGTGGACTGTATGCTATTAGAAATAACATTTCTCGACTAGCAATAGACCACGAAAACGCTCGTAAAATTGGTGAAGCAGCTCTACAAAACCCTAGATGTGCATCCGTAGAAAATGTGGAAACGAACATTGTTATGATCAATACTTCTGGAAGTGCACAAGAGTGGGTAGATGAATTAGCAAATCACGGCATACTATGCATGGCTCTTGGTCCAAAAAGGATGAGGCTGGTAACTCATCTTGATATCTCAGATAGCGACATCCAGAAAGTCTGTGCGGTGCTTAGAGGTGTTTAG
- a CDS encoding LamG-like jellyroll fold domain-containing protein, whose product MRRYYFGTLHLTLFFFLLLGDTSLLAQTGPAGIRSSATNELWLVTEGNAYTDAGTSLGTDGNSIQQWNDISGNGNHATQTNASLQPTLSTNKANGFSSLVFEGSSSRILSSGLNSNGEVSIFVVVMLNGLTNNNDGIIQGSPAGNAFTTVTSNKNIGMWVNTGNGNLWGRGIQSNNTTRNIPQTTALSTGQFYVVEQHYDGTNITQYVNGTVAGSTSYDGTLKSWSDFGIGRQGNESLNGEITELIVHNVSLNDAERIITENYLSAKYGITLSANDLYDKDDAANGDYDYNMVGIGRIDASNFNTEAQGNGILRISNPSGLDDDEYFFFGHNNDVLGTFGNGDVPSGLQGRWFREWRVSEVNSSKSSVDIGSIDMDFDLTGMTYANVADIGLIVDTDNDGVFADETPIFGATDLGSNIIRFSGVTAIDNNMRFTLGTNNLSGSPLPIELMSFEAIGEDHQVNLFWSTSSETNTSHFRIEKSVDGDEWIKVEEVAAGGNSTSQIDYYTIDNEPYSGKSFYRLVQFDNNGDFKAYNPVPVYISNEEESGSMVLFPNPTSQDNINLSLRELSGKKVLVVLRDITGAEHFSKITIVTSANEIIAIDPSKKLAPGTYLITASSENLIYSEKLIIK is encoded by the coding sequence ATGAGACGATACTACTTTGGAACACTACACCTGACCTTATTTTTCTTCCTACTTTTAGGTGACACCTCTTTGTTGGCTCAAACAGGTCCTGCAGGTATTCGTAGTTCTGCTACCAATGAGTTATGGCTGGTAACTGAAGGTAATGCTTACACAGATGCTGGAACATCTTTGGGTACAGATGGTAATTCTATTCAACAATGGAATGATATTTCCGGCAATGGGAATCACGCTACTCAGACCAATGCCTCACTTCAACCGACATTAAGCACCAACAAAGCGAATGGTTTTTCTTCTTTAGTTTTTGAGGGATCATCTTCAAGAATACTTTCTTCTGGGCTAAACTCAAACGGTGAAGTGTCCATCTTTGTAGTGGTGATGTTGAACGGTCTGACAAACAATAATGATGGAATCATTCAAGGTAGTCCTGCCGGTAATGCGTTTACAACTGTAACCAGTAACAAAAATATCGGAATGTGGGTCAATACTGGTAATGGAAACCTCTGGGGGCGAGGTATTCAATCCAACAACACGACTAGAAACATTCCGCAAACAACAGCTCTAAGTACAGGACAGTTTTATGTCGTAGAGCAGCATTATGACGGAACTAACATCACCCAATATGTTAATGGTACAGTTGCTGGGAGTACTTCTTACGATGGAACACTTAAGTCCTGGTCTGATTTTGGAATTGGGCGTCAAGGCAATGAGTCTCTCAACGGTGAAATCACGGAACTAATCGTACACAACGTTAGTCTAAATGATGCGGAACGAATTATTACTGAAAATTACCTTTCGGCTAAATATGGCATAACATTGAGCGCTAACGACCTATACGATAAGGACGATGCTGCAAACGGAGACTACGATTATAACATGGTAGGTATAGGAAGGATTGATGCCTCTAATTTTAATACTGAAGCACAAGGCAATGGCATTTTAAGAATCAGCAACCCCAGTGGGTTGGATGATGATGAGTATTTTTTCTTTGGTCACAACAACGATGTTTTAGGAACTTTTGGAAATGGAGACGTCCCCTCTGGACTTCAAGGAAGGTGGTTTAGAGAATGGAGAGTATCAGAAGTAAACTCGTCCAAGTCTAGTGTTGATATTGGAAGTATCGATATGGATTTTGATCTAACAGGGATGACTTACGCAAATGTTGCTGACATAGGACTTATCGTTGATACGGACAATGATGGTGTTTTTGCAGATGAAACGCCAATTTTCGGGGCTACGGATTTAGGCTCAAACATTATTCGTTTCTCTGGTGTTACAGCAATTGACAATAACATGCGGTTTACCCTTGGCACCAATAACCTTTCAGGGTCTCCTCTTCCAATTGAGTTGATGAGTTTTGAGGCAATTGGAGAAGATCATCAAGTAAATTTGTTCTGGTCTACCTCCAGCGAAACCAATACCAGTCATTTTCGCATCGAAAAAAGTGTAGATGGAGATGAGTGGATAAAGGTTGAAGAAGTAGCCGCAGGAGGAAACAGCACATCACAAATAGACTATTACACCATCGATAATGAACCTTATTCTGGCAAGTCCTTTTACCGTCTTGTTCAGTTTGACAACAACGGTGATTTCAAAGCGTATAACCCCGTACCTGTATACATCAGTAATGAGGAAGAGTCGGGCAGTATGGTACTTTTCCCTAACCCTACCAGCCAAGACAACATCAACCTTTCTTTACGAGAACTTTCTGGCAAAAAAGTGCTAGTGGTTCTTAGAGATATCACTGGAGCTGAGCATTTTTCGAAAATAACAATTGTAACGTCAGCGAATGAAATTATTGCAATAGACCCTTCTAAAAAACTAGCTCCTGGCACCTATTTGATCACCGCTTCGTCTGAAAACCTAATTTATAGTGAGAAACTAATTATCAAGTAA
- a CDS encoding peptide chain release factor 3 — MGLKEEISKRRTFGIISHPDAGKTTLTEKLLLFGGAIQTAGAVKNNKIKKSATSDFMEIEKQRGISVATSVMAFQYGGKQINILDTPGHKDFAEDTYRTLTAVDSVILVIDCANGVESQTEKLMEVCRMRNTPVIVFVNKMDREGKEAFDLLDELEEKLDIKVRPLSWPIGMGDRFKGVYNLHRKNLNLFDANKTKIERDIVNIENLDDPKLEEIVGEQFAGELREEAELVEGVYEAFDRDKYLAGEVAPVFFGSALNNFGVQELLDTFIEISPEPRGRMTDTELIKPDNKKFSGFVFKIHANIDPKHRDRIAFLRIVSGTFERNTFYQHVRLNKKFKFANPTSFMAQSKEVVDEAYPGDVVGLYDTGNFKIGDTLTEGDDFMFKGIPSFSPEIFKEVQNDDPMKTKQLEKGIQQLTDEGVAQLFTIQPGNRKVIGTVGELQFEVIQYRLEHEYGAKASFKFKPHHKACWMTTDNEEKLDEFIKRKLNNIAYDKDGNPVFLADSPFLLTQAETDYPEIKFHRTSEFKLDN; from the coding sequence ATGGGATTAAAAGAAGAGATCAGTAAAAGAAGAACCTTCGGGATTATCAGTCACCCGGATGCTGGAAAAACAACGTTAACGGAAAAGTTACTGCTGTTCGGAGGTGCTATTCAAACTGCTGGTGCTGTAAAGAATAATAAAATTAAGAAATCAGCGACATCCGATTTCATGGAGATCGAGAAGCAAAGAGGGATCTCGGTTGCTACTTCTGTTATGGCGTTTCAATATGGAGGTAAACAGATTAATATCCTAGATACTCCCGGTCACAAGGACTTTGCAGAAGATACGTATCGTACGTTAACAGCTGTTGATAGCGTTATTTTGGTTATCGACTGCGCAAACGGGGTGGAAAGTCAAACGGAAAAACTGATGGAGGTGTGTAGAATGAGAAATACACCAGTGATCGTTTTCGTCAATAAAATGGATCGTGAAGGGAAAGAGGCGTTTGATCTCTTGGATGAATTAGAAGAGAAGTTAGACATTAAAGTTCGTCCGTTGAGTTGGCCAATTGGTATGGGAGATCGATTTAAAGGAGTGTACAATCTTCACAGGAAGAACCTCAATCTATTTGATGCGAATAAGACCAAGATTGAGCGAGACATCGTAAACATCGAAAACCTCGATGATCCAAAGCTGGAGGAAATTGTAGGAGAACAATTTGCTGGCGAACTGAGAGAAGAAGCGGAGTTAGTGGAAGGAGTTTACGAAGCTTTTGATAGAGATAAGTATTTAGCTGGAGAAGTTGCTCCGGTATTTTTCGGTTCGGCCTTAAATAACTTTGGGGTACAGGAGTTATTAGATACGTTCATTGAGATCTCTCCTGAGCCAAGAGGTAGAATGACGGATACGGAATTGATCAAGCCTGACAATAAAAAATTCTCGGGATTTGTATTCAAAATCCATGCGAATATCGATCCGAAACATAGAGATAGAATTGCTTTCTTAAGGATTGTATCTGGAACGTTTGAAAGAAATACCTTTTATCAGCACGTTCGTTTAAATAAGAAGTTCAAGTTTGCTAACCCAACTTCATTTATGGCGCAAAGCAAAGAGGTGGTTGATGAAGCTTACCCTGGTGATGTTGTTGGTTTATATGACACGGGTAACTTTAAAATTGGAGATACGCTTACAGAAGGGGATGATTTCATGTTCAAAGGAATTCCTAGCTTTTCTCCTGAGATCTTTAAGGAGGTGCAAAACGATGACCCAATGAAGACGAAGCAGTTGGAAAAAGGAATTCAACAGTTAACGGATGAAGGAGTTGCTCAGTTGTTTACGATCCAACCCGGAAATAGAAAGGTAATTGGTACTGTTGGGGAACTTCAGTTTGAGGTGATTCAATATCGTTTAGAGCATGAGTACGGAGCAAAAGCGAGCTTTAAATTTAAGCCACATCATAAAGCCTGTTGGATGACAACCGATAATGAGGAAAAGTTAGATGAGTTCATCAAAAGAAAATTGAACAACATTGCTTACGACAAAGACGGGAATCCCGTTTTTCTAGCAGATTCTCCGTTTTTATTGACACAAGCCGAAACGGATTACCCCGAGATCAAGTTCCACAGGACTTCTGAATTCAAGCTGGATAACTAG
- a CDS encoding acyl-CoA dehydrogenase family protein, which yields MDKETRQNKVLSGAYKKSNNFFESDVMLHHHLGKILSDEAKNAIEQRLSWMGNVAANGMDFHSLKADKMPPTLVKRDQWGEDIDHIEFHPSYWLLVEYAVRSGMFAVKWHPEFREKLSDQLNKMSFGISYLYAMAETGIYCPLCMTDGVAVLIDRYCKDEDKERLLPSIYASAIEDLKTGAMYLTEKAGGSDVGANLVTATHYRDDLYLLNGEKWFCSNANGEIAFVLARTNPEITGTKGLSIFLVEKTLPDGSANPMNIVRLKDKLGVKSMASAEIILTNTVGKLVGEEFKGFKVMTEMINLSRVYNSVAAQAASRRALSEAYQFLRGRETFGKNAMQHPLVRVKLEELGALNVANFYLTWRAVEALDNEHDENEQQLLRLLTPMVKRWSADRGVYITRESMELMGGIGYIEDQVMPKLMRDIMVLPIWEGAGNIMILDMLRAAAKSNGLTVMLKEIIVNAADSDYAETLGLEVQKLKATAEEIMRFDQDVMQASSKPFFDRLTTVYQMSLMVKNLDGTSENWMLPALDYFKKNVLTKNEELVNTNVLSQEEIDLLLAWKV from the coding sequence ATGGATAAAGAAACCAGACAAAATAAGGTGCTTTCTGGAGCCTATAAAAAGAGCAATAATTTTTTTGAAAGTGATGTAATGTTACATCATCATTTAGGGAAAATTTTAAGTGATGAAGCTAAGAATGCCATAGAGCAAAGGCTTTCTTGGATGGGGAATGTGGCCGCAAACGGAATGGATTTCCACTCGCTGAAAGCAGATAAGATGCCTCCAACGCTGGTAAAGCGAGATCAATGGGGTGAAGATATCGATCATATTGAGTTTCATCCAAGCTATTGGTTGTTGGTGGAGTATGCAGTTCGTTCGGGCATGTTTGCGGTAAAATGGCACCCTGAGTTTAGAGAGAAATTATCCGATCAGCTGAACAAAATGAGTTTTGGAATAAGCTATTTATATGCGATGGCCGAAACAGGCATTTATTGTCCACTTTGTATGACGGACGGTGTAGCTGTTTTAATTGACCGTTATTGTAAAGATGAAGATAAAGAACGTCTTCTGCCTAGTATTTATGCTTCAGCAATCGAAGATCTCAAAACAGGAGCGATGTACCTTACCGAGAAAGCGGGAGGATCTGATGTGGGTGCAAATTTAGTGACAGCAACTCATTATAGAGATGACCTATACCTACTGAATGGCGAGAAGTGGTTTTGCAGCAATGCGAATGGGGAGATAGCATTTGTGTTGGCAAGAACAAACCCAGAAATTACAGGCACAAAAGGATTGTCCATATTCCTGGTAGAAAAAACATTGCCAGATGGTTCTGCTAATCCGATGAACATTGTTCGATTAAAGGATAAGCTAGGCGTAAAATCGATGGCAAGTGCTGAGATCATTCTTACCAATACTGTTGGGAAGTTGGTTGGGGAGGAATTCAAAGGGTTTAAGGTGATGACAGAAATGATTAACCTTTCTAGAGTTTATAATTCAGTAGCGGCACAAGCTGCTTCGCGTAGAGCACTATCAGAAGCATATCAGTTTTTGAGAGGTAGAGAAACCTTTGGAAAAAATGCTATGCAACATCCGCTGGTAAGAGTGAAACTTGAGGAGTTAGGAGCGCTTAACGTGGCTAATTTCTATTTGACATGGAGAGCTGTGGAGGCTTTGGATAATGAGCATGACGAAAATGAACAACAACTACTAAGATTGTTAACACCGATGGTGAAACGTTGGAGTGCAGACCGAGGGGTATATATTACACGGGAGTCGATGGAGTTGATGGGCGGTATAGGGTATATTGAAGATCAAGTGATGCCTAAATTAATGAGAGATATTATGGTATTGCCAATTTGGGAAGGAGCAGGTAATATTATGATTCTGGATATGCTGAGAGCAGCTGCCAAATCAAACGGTTTGACAGTAATGCTAAAGGAGATAATAGTAAATGCCGCAGACTCGGATTATGCGGAAACCCTTGGACTAGAAGTTCAGAAATTAAAAGCAACCGCTGAAGAGATCATGCGTTTTGACCAAGATGTTATGCAGGCAAGTTCGAAACCATTTTTTGACCGATTAACTACAGTATACCAAATGAGTTTGATGGTTAAAAACTTGGATGGTACAAGTGAAAACTGGATGCTTCCTGCATTAGATTACTTTAAGAAGAATGTTTTGACCAAAAATGAAGAATTGGTGAACACGAATGTGCTATCACAAGAGGAAATCGACTTACTGCTTGCCTGGAAAGTTTAA
- a CDS encoding tetratricopeptide repeat protein → MINLKHLLLLLFFSLFSIQALGQTKQLESAKLAVDTLFFTDQKKGLKISEENLPIAFTSGDTVYITYFLDQAGELNRKAGNYDKAISQLSQCLEYKKNWKDLKDLSLTHNNLGKTYLNKGIHDLAVFHFIEALKLMEEDNNLMGQGFYLNNLAAAYDLQHNYQVALDYYQQSLEIKKQIGDSTGIAASYTNLGITYKNLGDYENAVSYNNKAYQIYKNLGSVTKVARTLNNLGEAYLSLEQSENAMSYLKKAYSLDSLNEDMHLRISITNNLGHAFYENNQLDSAYILTEKAEKMALKTRAYKNLKEIYGLIATLAEEEENWITATDALKKQLAYKDSLVNEENIYAIVDMQGKYEYEKHLRLINEGELEILQKQNYIEKQKSELIFWISVSVLLIISIIGVVFLYFSKQKNALLLKGQLALLSNSKSKLEELNQSIQDKLDRTKISLEEKEELLEEVFSSVKEKELPPELLSLSKREMEVLSHLALGWTDDQLAEKLFVSKSTIKTHLRRIYSKLLVRGRAEAVSVAHRYNLIGDV, encoded by the coding sequence ATGATCAACTTGAAACACCTGTTACTTTTACTTTTTTTTAGCCTTTTTTCCATTCAAGCTCTGGGTCAAACCAAACAACTTGAATCTGCCAAGCTTGCTGTGGACACACTTTTTTTTACTGATCAGAAAAAGGGATTGAAAATATCCGAGGAGAATCTTCCAATCGCTTTCACTTCGGGAGATACTGTTTATATTACCTACTTCCTTGATCAAGCAGGTGAATTGAACCGTAAAGCAGGAAATTATGACAAAGCAATTAGTCAATTAAGTCAATGTCTTGAATACAAGAAAAACTGGAAAGACCTTAAGGATCTATCACTTACTCATAACAATCTGGGAAAAACCTATTTGAATAAGGGTATTCATGACCTCGCTGTTTTTCATTTTATAGAGGCACTTAAGCTTATGGAAGAAGACAATAACCTGATGGGACAAGGTTTTTACCTGAACAATCTTGCAGCGGCATATGATCTTCAACATAACTATCAAGTTGCATTAGATTACTACCAGCAATCACTGGAGATCAAAAAGCAAATTGGTGATTCGACAGGCATTGCCGCTTCTTATACCAACTTGGGAATTACCTATAAAAACTTGGGAGACTATGAAAACGCTGTGTCTTATAACAATAAAGCCTATCAGATCTACAAAAATTTAGGATCAGTTACCAAAGTAGCCAGAACACTTAACAACCTGGGCGAGGCTTACCTTAGTTTAGAGCAAAGCGAAAATGCAATGAGCTATTTAAAGAAAGCCTATTCACTAGACAGTTTGAATGAAGACATGCATTTACGCATATCGATAACGAATAATCTGGGACATGCCTTTTACGAAAATAACCAACTGGATTCCGCATACATTCTTACTGAAAAAGCGGAGAAAATGGCGTTAAAAACCAGAGCATATAAAAACTTGAAAGAGATTTATGGTTTGATCGCTACACTAGCAGAGGAAGAAGAGAATTGGATTACCGCAACGGATGCATTAAAAAAACAATTAGCGTATAAGGATTCACTCGTCAATGAGGAAAATATTTACGCAATTGTTGATATGCAAGGGAAGTATGAGTATGAGAAACACCTCAGATTAATCAATGAAGGTGAACTTGAAATCTTGCAAAAGCAAAATTACATTGAAAAGCAAAAGTCTGAACTCATCTTTTGGATTTCCGTATCAGTTCTGCTGATTATATCAATAATCGGTGTTGTTTTTCTCTATTTCTCAAAACAAAAGAATGCGCTATTACTTAAAGGGCAGCTAGCTTTATTGAGCAATAGCAAAAGTAAATTAGAAGAACTAAACCAATCCATACAAGATAAACTGGATAGAACAAAGATATCGTTGGAGGAAAAAGAAGAGTTACTCGAAGAAGTATTCAGTTCAGTAAAAGAGAAAGAACTTCCACCAGAATTACTTAGTTTGAGCAAAAGAGAAATGGAAGTCCTATCGCATCTTGCTTTGGGATGGACGGATGATCAACTGGCCGAAAAGCTATTTGTTTCTAAATCAACCATTAAAACACATCTTCGAAGAATCTATTCCAAACTACTAGTAAGAGGCAGAGCAGAAGCCGTTTCAGTTGCCCATAGGTACAACTTAATTGGAGATGTCTAA
- a CDS encoding response regulator transcription factor yields the protein MNLTKREKTVSDMMLKGKSNAEISNELCISVNTVKTHVARVLKKENVKNRIQLITKQVNKNSK from the coding sequence ATGAACTTAACTAAGAGAGAAAAGACCGTTAGCGATATGATGTTGAAAGGAAAATCAAACGCAGAAATTTCGAACGAATTGTGCATTTCTGTCAATACGGTTAAAACACATGTGGCTAGAGTGCTCAAAAAAGAAAACGTGAAAAACAGAATACAATTAATAACGAAACAAGTAAATAAAAATTCAAAATGA